The Mustelus asterias unplaced genomic scaffold, sMusAst1.hap1.1 HAP1_SCAFFOLD_76, whole genome shotgun sequence genome has a segment encoding these proteins:
- the LOC144483607 gene encoding histone H2B type 1-L-like, translating to MADEKKTTSKPAPKKGAKKVIKKPGTKGGKKRRRSRKESYSIYIYKVMKQVHPDTGISSKAMSIMNSFVNDIFERIAREASRLAHYNKRSTISSREIQTAVRLLLPGELAKHAVSEGTKAVTKYTSSK from the coding sequence ATGGCTGATGAGAAGAAAACAACATCGAAACCAGCTCCCAAGAAGGGGGCGAAGAAAGTGATTAAGAAACCGGGAACAAAGGGCGGCAAGAAGCGGCGAAGGTcgaggaaggagagttactccatctacatctacaaagtgatgaagcaggttcaccccgacaccggcatctcctccaaggccatgagcatcatgaactcgttcgtgaacgatattttcgagcgcatcgcgcgtgaggcttcccgcctggcccattacaacaagcgcagcaccatcagctcccgggagatccagaccgccgtgcgcctgctgctgcccggggaactggccaagcacgccgtgtcggaagggacaaaggcggtgaccaagtacaccagctccaagtaa